Proteins from one Microbacterium proteolyticum genomic window:
- a CDS encoding phosphocholine cytidylyltransferase family protein has product MTLQIVILAAGMGSRLGRSLPKPLTVLADGRSIMQQQHDNIRAAFGRTARITTVVGYRAETVVDAFPRVDYVYNDRYDQTNTSKSLLRALSATGRDGVLWMNGDVVFDPDVLGRALELIEGDRSFVTVNTAKVSDEEVKYTVDAEGFVAELSKTVRGGLGEAVGINYVAARDKKTLQRHLQRVDDQDYFERGIELAIARDGMRVEPLDISDLYAVEVDFAEDLERANLFV; this is encoded by the coding sequence TTGACCCTTCAGATCGTCATTCTCGCCGCGGGCATGGGCTCGCGATTGGGGAGAAGCCTGCCCAAACCGCTGACCGTGCTCGCCGACGGGCGCAGCATCATGCAGCAGCAGCACGACAATATCCGCGCGGCGTTCGGCCGCACGGCCCGCATCACCACCGTCGTCGGCTACCGGGCGGAGACCGTCGTCGACGCGTTCCCGCGTGTGGATTACGTCTACAACGACCGCTACGACCAGACGAACACGTCCAAGAGTCTGTTGCGCGCCCTCTCGGCGACCGGCCGTGACGGAGTGCTGTGGATGAACGGCGACGTCGTGTTCGATCCCGACGTGCTCGGCCGCGCCCTCGAGTTGATCGAGGGCGACCGGTCCTTCGTCACGGTCAACACCGCCAAGGTCAGCGACGAAGAGGTGAAGTACACGGTGGATGCCGAGGGCTTCGTCGCGGAGCTCTCCAAGACCGTCCGTGGCGGCCTCGGGGAAGCCGTGGGCATCAACTACGTCGCCGCCCGCGACAAGAAGACACTCCAGCGCCACCTGCAGCGCGTCGACGACCAGGACTACTTCGAACGCGGCATCGAATTGGCCATCGCCCGGGACGGGATGCGCGTCGAGCCTCTCGACATCTCCGACCTCTACGCCGTCGAGGTCGACTTCGCGGAAGACCTGGAGCGCGCGAACCTCTTCGTCTGA
- the rdgB gene encoding RdgB/HAM1 family non-canonical purine NTP pyrophosphatase: protein MARIVLATHNPHKVEEFQAIVAATRPDLEVVGYDGPEPVEDGVTFAANALIKARAAAAHTGLPALADDSGVAVDVLGGSPGVFSAYWAGHKKDATANLELLLDQLSDVADPHRTAQFVSVIALVRPDGTEDTVEGRWPGRLATAPAGPGGFGYDPIFIPDGQDATAERTVGEWSAEEKNAESHRARAFRSLVPLLRTL, encoded by the coding sequence GTGGCGCGCATCGTCCTGGCCACCCACAATCCGCACAAGGTCGAGGAGTTCCAGGCGATCGTCGCCGCGACCCGTCCCGACCTCGAGGTCGTCGGGTACGACGGACCCGAGCCGGTCGAGGACGGTGTGACGTTCGCCGCCAACGCGCTCATCAAGGCGCGCGCGGCCGCCGCGCACACGGGGCTGCCCGCGCTGGCCGACGACTCCGGTGTCGCGGTGGACGTCCTGGGCGGATCGCCCGGTGTGTTCTCGGCGTACTGGGCCGGGCACAAGAAGGATGCGACGGCCAACCTCGAGCTGCTCCTCGACCAGCTCTCCGATGTCGCCGACCCGCACCGTACGGCGCAGTTCGTGTCGGTCATCGCGCTCGTGCGTCCCGACGGCACCGAGGACACGGTCGAGGGCCGCTGGCCCGGCCGCCTCGCGACGGCGCCCGCCGGGCCCGGCGGCTTCGGCTACGACCCGATCTTCATCCCGGACGGGCAGGATGCCACGGCCGAGCGCACGGTCGGGGAGTGGTCGGCCGAGGAGAAGAACGCGGAATCCCACCGGGCCCGCGCGTTCCGCAGCCTCGTGCCGCTGCTGCGGACGCTCTGA
- a CDS encoding ATP-dependent DNA ligase → MVEQTVRIDGRRLRLSNLDKVLYPETGTTKGEVIDYYTRIAPRLLPHVQGRPVTRKRWPDGVGTAAEPGEPFFAKALEPGAPAWMPRRPIDHSSGAKDYPLVEDVPALVYLAQVASLELHVPQWRFDAAGARLNPDRIVLDLDPGPGVGLAECAEVARWARAILLDIGLEPSPVTSGSKGIHLYAHLDGRQTSDAVSAVAKELARAIEADHPDLVVSQMSKAARPGKVFIDWSQNNGSKTTIAPYSLRGRAEPTVAAPRTWEELDDPGLRHLLFHEVLERTGDPLAAIDRPEGPLRAYIAKRTAGRTPEPVPEHPHAEAGGEGLPRFVIQEHHASRLHWDVRLERDGVLVSWAVPRGVPPTTGKNSLAVMTEDHPMQYLDFAGEIPRGQYGAGTMTVWDTGTYELEKWRDDEVIATLTGRPDGPLGRVRLALIRTEGSGEKSQWLLHRMKTDAEGRPQGEGPAVVPRADPAPTAAATPSPTSAPATAGDLRPMLATSSTPGLARAAAERWGREWVEMKWDGIRGIATWDGERLRLRSRNGNDLTAAYPELTAVDLGLGAAPAVIDGEIVALDAQGRPSFPLLQKRMNLAQARDIAHEAARTPVHLYLFDVLEADGRDVTGLPLAERREILEHLAADAAAVVVVPPVFDDVEAALAASGRFGLEGIVVKDAGSPYRRGERSDRWLKVKHSRTQEVVIGGIRPGKGNRSGTIGSLLVGVPTADGLQYAGRVGSGFGERTLARLSEVLEPLRTDADPFVGVPAADARDALWVRPDLVGEVEFAEFTPCGILRQARWRGLRPDKDPADVVRED, encoded by the coding sequence ATGGTGGAGCAGACGGTGCGGATCGACGGCCGTCGCCTGCGCCTGTCCAACCTCGACAAGGTGCTGTACCCCGAGACCGGGACCACCAAGGGCGAGGTCATCGACTACTACACCCGCATCGCTCCTCGGCTGCTCCCCCACGTGCAGGGTCGACCCGTGACCCGCAAGCGATGGCCGGACGGCGTGGGAACCGCGGCCGAGCCGGGTGAGCCGTTCTTCGCAAAGGCGCTGGAGCCGGGCGCACCGGCCTGGATGCCACGGCGTCCGATCGATCATTCGTCGGGCGCCAAGGACTACCCGCTCGTCGAGGACGTCCCGGCGCTGGTGTACCTCGCGCAGGTCGCGAGCCTGGAGCTGCACGTGCCGCAGTGGAGGTTCGACGCCGCGGGTGCGCGGCTGAACCCCGACCGGATCGTCCTGGACCTCGACCCGGGGCCGGGCGTCGGGCTCGCGGAGTGCGCCGAGGTCGCCCGGTGGGCGCGGGCGATCCTGCTCGACATCGGGCTCGAACCGTCGCCGGTCACCAGCGGCAGCAAGGGCATCCACCTGTACGCGCACCTCGACGGGCGGCAGACGAGCGACGCGGTCAGCGCCGTCGCGAAGGAACTGGCCCGCGCGATCGAGGCCGACCACCCCGACCTCGTCGTGAGCCAGATGTCCAAGGCCGCGCGCCCCGGCAAGGTGTTCATCGACTGGAGCCAGAACAACGGCTCGAAGACGACGATCGCGCCGTACTCGCTGCGCGGCCGCGCCGAGCCCACGGTCGCCGCGCCGCGTACGTGGGAGGAACTCGACGACCCGGGACTCCGCCACCTGCTGTTCCACGAGGTCCTGGAACGCACGGGCGACCCCCTCGCCGCGATCGATCGCCCGGAGGGTCCGCTGCGCGCCTATATCGCGAAGCGCACGGCCGGCCGCACGCCCGAGCCCGTTCCCGAGCACCCGCATGCCGAAGCCGGCGGCGAGGGACTCCCCCGCTTCGTGATCCAGGAGCACCACGCGTCGCGCCTGCATTGGGACGTGCGGCTCGAACGCGACGGCGTGCTGGTCAGCTGGGCGGTCCCGAGAGGGGTTCCGCCGACGACCGGCAAGAACAGCCTCGCGGTGATGACCGAGGACCACCCGATGCAGTACCTCGACTTCGCGGGCGAGATCCCGCGCGGACAGTACGGCGCGGGCACCATGACCGTCTGGGACACCGGCACGTACGAGCTCGAGAAATGGCGGGACGACGAGGTCATCGCGACCCTCACCGGTCGTCCGGACGGGCCGCTCGGGCGCGTTCGGCTCGCCCTCATCCGCACCGAGGGCTCCGGCGAGAAGTCGCAGTGGCTGCTCCACCGGATGAAGACGGATGCCGAGGGCCGGCCGCAGGGCGAGGGGCCGGCCGTGGTCCCCCGCGCGGATCCTGCACCCACGGCCGCCGCAACGCCGTCGCCCACCTCTGCACCCGCGACCGCCGGCGACCTGCGCCCCATGCTGGCCACCTCTTCCACGCCGGGCCTGGCGCGCGCGGCCGCCGAGCGCTGGGGCCGGGAGTGGGTGGAGATGAAGTGGGACGGCATCCGCGGGATCGCGACCTGGGACGGGGAGCGCCTGAGGCTCCGGTCCCGCAATGGAAACGACCTGACGGCCGCCTACCCCGAGCTCACGGCCGTCGACCTTGGTCTGGGCGCAGCTCCCGCCGTGATCGACGGGGAGATCGTCGCGCTCGACGCCCAGGGGCGGCCGAGCTTCCCGCTGCTGCAGAAGCGTATGAACCTCGCCCAGGCGCGCGACATCGCGCACGAAGCCGCCCGGACCCCGGTGCACCTGTACCTGTTCGACGTACTGGAGGCGGACGGCCGCGACGTCACGGGACTCCCGCTCGCGGAACGCCGCGAGATCCTCGAGCACCTTGCGGCGGACGCGGCAGCCGTCGTCGTGGTGCCGCCCGTCTTCGACGACGTCGAGGCCGCACTCGCGGCCAGCGGACGATTCGGACTCGAGGGCATCGTCGTGAAAGATGCCGGATCGCCCTACCGCCGCGGAGAGAGATCCGACCGCTGGCTCAAGGTCAAGCACTCCCGCACGCAGGAGGTCGTCATCGGCGGCATCCGTCCCGGGAAGGGCAACCGCTCGGGCACGATCGGGTCGCTCCTGGTCGGTGTGCCCACGGCCGATGGGCTGCAGTACGCCGGACGCGTCGGTTCGGGCTTCGGCGAGCGGACGCTCGCGCGCCTGTCCGAGGTGCTGGAGCCCCTTCGCACGGATGCCGATCCCTTCGTCGGCGTGCCGGCGGCCGACGCCCGCGACGCCCTGTGGGTGCGGCCCGACCTCGTGGGCGAGGTGGAGTTCGCCGAGTTCACGCCCTGTGGCATCCTGCGCCAGGCGCGGTGGCGCGGCCTCCGGCCCGACAAGGACCCGGCGGACGTCGTCCGCGAGGACTGA
- a CDS encoding ABC transporter ATP-binding protein, which translates to MGGSPSVADPTPADVAVEEPKVVDELPVDESAVVEEPADDSAVVEERVAVAEPVDAEPVAVEAPVDAEPAGGEDPTVEASFSPVLIPSDENTTPVEAVVEEPVAVEDPAADVPAADEPAVVGETADPAEPVSEELVTVAEPVSVETPAEASPAAAEEAAVEESVVEETVVDEPVLVDEPAAEEPAMEQSAAEEPAAAEPLTVDESAESDSAVPESEIADESVPEESASDPAVEESPSTDQDTDSVDADADAAVTGSADTQDASAAEVAGAAAAPAAADESDVASDVPALRLRNVTKLFGEVRAVDGVDLTVPAGSFYGLVGPNGAGKTTTLSIIAGLLRSNGGTVEINGVDAGRQSRAAKKLIGVLPDRLRTFDRLTGRQLLSYYGALRGLPSPVVESRAADLARAFDLVEALGRPVSDYSAGMTKKVMLAGAMIHSPRLLVLDEPFEAVDPVSSAVILDILRAYVDHGGTVILSSHGMELVERVCSRVAVIVSGQVLAEGTVDEVRGESTLEQRFLELSGGLGDVEGLEWLHTFSA; encoded by the coding sequence GTGGGTGGTTCGCCTTCTGTCGCCGACCCCACGCCGGCCGACGTCGCCGTCGAGGAGCCGAAGGTGGTCGACGAGCTGCCGGTCGATGAGTCGGCGGTCGTCGAGGAGCCGGCCGATGACTCGGCGGTCGTCGAGGAGCGGGTGGCTGTCGCGGAGCCGGTGGACGCGGAGCCGGTGGCTGTCGAAGCGCCGGTGGACGCGGAGCCTGCGGGGGGCGAAGACCCGACGGTCGAGGCATCCTTCTCCCCGGTCCTCATCCCATCGGATGAGAATACGACCCCGGTTGAGGCCGTCGTCGAGGAGCCGGTGGCGGTCGAGGACCCGGCGGCCGACGTGCCGGCGGCCGACGAGCCTGCAGTCGTCGGCGAGACGGCGGATCCCGCGGAGCCGGTGTCCGAAGAGCTCGTGACGGTCGCGGAGCCGGTGTCCGTGGAGACGCCGGCCGAAGCGTCGCCTGCGGCTGCCGAAGAAGCGGCGGTCGAAGAGTCGGTGGTCGAGGAGACGGTGGTCGACGAGCCGGTGCTTGTCGACGAGCCGGCCGCCGAAGAGCCTGCCATGGAGCAGTCCGCCGCCGAGGAGCCGGCCGCCGCGGAGCCGCTGACTGTCGACGAATCCGCCGAAAGTGACTCTGCGGTCCCGGAATCCGAGATCGCCGACGAGAGCGTCCCCGAGGAGTCGGCATCCGATCCCGCGGTGGAGGAGTCGCCGTCGACCGACCAAGACACCGATTCGGTCGACGCCGATGCCGACGCCGCTGTGACGGGATCGGCCGATACGCAGGACGCGTCCGCGGCCGAAGTCGCCGGTGCGGCGGCCGCCCCGGCCGCCGCGGACGAGAGCGACGTCGCGAGCGACGTACCGGCGCTGCGTCTGCGCAACGTCACGAAGCTGTTCGGCGAGGTGCGGGCGGTCGACGGCGTCGACCTGACCGTCCCGGCCGGCTCGTTCTACGGTCTCGTGGGACCCAACGGCGCGGGGAAGACGACGACGCTCTCGATCATCGCGGGTCTCCTCCGCTCGAACGGCGGCACGGTCGAGATCAACGGCGTCGACGCGGGACGCCAGTCGCGCGCCGCCAAGAAGCTGATCGGCGTCCTCCCGGATCGCCTCCGTACGTTCGACCGACTCACCGGGCGCCAGCTGCTGTCGTACTACGGTGCACTCCGCGGTCTGCCATCGCCCGTCGTCGAGAGTCGTGCCGCCGACCTGGCTCGCGCCTTCGATCTCGTCGAGGCGCTCGGCCGACCGGTGTCGGATTACTCGGCGGGCATGACGAAGAAGGTCATGCTGGCCGGGGCGATGATCCATTCGCCGCGCCTGCTCGTCCTCGACGAGCCGTTCGAGGCCGTCGATCCCGTCTCCAGTGCGGTGATCCTCGACATCCTGCGCGCCTACGTCGACCACGGCGGCACGGTGATCCTCTCCAGCCATGGAATGGAGCTGGTGGAGCGCGTGTGTTCGCGTGTCGCGGTCATCGTGTCGGGGCAGGTGCTCGCCGAGGGCACCGTCGACGAGGTGCGCGGCGAGTCGACGCTCGAGCAGCGTTTCCTCGAGCTCTCCGGCGGGCTCGGCGACGTGGAGGGGCTCGAGTGGTTGCACACGTTCTCCGCCTGA
- a CDS encoding Ku protein — MRSIWKGALTFGLVNVPVKVYSATEDHDVPLHQVHNKDGGRIRYQRICEVDGEVVPYQDIDRAYDDGEQTVVLTKDDLASLPSERSREIEVVEFVPSDQVDLLTLDKAYYLEPDSASPKAYVLLRKTLEQTDRTAIVRFSLRQKTRLAALRTRGDVLVLQTLLWADEVRAAEFPALDEDVRISAKELEMSASLVESFSKDFDAEEFGDEYQRELRTLIDAKLEQGDAIDTAATFGEQDADDDGGEVIDLMEALRASVERSRAARSGKAEEPAPKKKAEPKKKASKAS, encoded by the coding sequence ATGCGATCGATCTGGAAAGGCGCACTGACCTTCGGCCTCGTCAACGTGCCCGTAAAGGTGTACTCCGCGACCGAAGACCACGACGTCCCGCTGCACCAGGTGCACAACAAGGACGGCGGACGCATCCGCTACCAGCGCATCTGCGAGGTCGACGGCGAGGTGGTGCCGTACCAGGACATCGATCGTGCGTATGACGACGGCGAGCAGACCGTGGTGCTGACCAAGGACGACCTCGCGTCGCTCCCGAGCGAACGCAGCCGCGAGATCGAGGTCGTCGAGTTCGTCCCCAGCGACCAGGTCGACCTGCTCACCCTCGACAAGGCGTACTACCTCGAACCCGACTCCGCGTCGCCGAAGGCCTACGTCCTGCTGCGGAAGACACTGGAGCAGACCGACCGCACCGCGATCGTCCGATTCTCGCTCCGGCAGAAGACACGGCTGGCGGCGCTCCGCACGCGCGGTGACGTCCTCGTGCTCCAGACGCTGCTCTGGGCCGACGAGGTGCGTGCGGCCGAGTTCCCCGCCCTCGACGAGGACGTGCGCATCTCCGCGAAGGAGCTGGAGATGTCGGCCTCCCTCGTCGAGAGCTTTTCGAAGGACTTCGACGCTGAGGAGTTCGGCGACGAGTACCAGCGCGAGCTGCGCACGCTCATCGACGCGAAGCTCGAACAGGGCGATGCGATCGACACGGCCGCGACGTTCGGGGAACAGGATGCCGACGACGACGGCGGAGAGGTCATCGACCTGATGGAGGCGCTCCGCGCGAGCGTCGAACGCAGTCGCGCGGCGCGTTCCGGGAAAGCCGAGGAACCCGCCCCGAAGAAGAAGGCGGAGCCGAAGAAGAAGGCCTCGAAGGCGTCGTGA
- a CDS encoding DUF3039 domain-containing protein has translation MSTPLDRPDSGGLATLDRELEELIREENIEPGDHERFSHYVKKDKILESALTGKPVRALCGKKWTPGRDPEKFPVCPQCKEIYESLNG, from the coding sequence ATGAGCACGCCTCTCGACCGACCGGACAGCGGGGGTCTCGCGACCCTGGATCGCGAGCTCGAAGAGCTCATCCGCGAGGAGAACATCGAGCCGGGTGATCACGAGCGGTTCTCCCACTACGTGAAGAAGGACAAGATCCTCGAGTCGGCCCTGACGGGCAAGCCCGTGCGCGCGTTGTGCGGGAAGAAGTGGACGCCGGGCCGCGATCCCGAGAAGTTCCCCGTGTGCCCGCAGTGCAAAGAGATCTACGAATCTCTGAACGGCTGA
- the murI gene encoding glutamate racemase: MNDAPIGIFDSGVGGLTVARAVSAQLPRESILYIGDTARSPYGPKPIADVRRYALEVLDTLVEQGVKMLVIACNTASAAMLRDARERYDVPVVEVIGPAVRTAMSTTRNGRIGVIGTVGTIGSRAYQDMLEVNERLTVFAEAAPRFVEFVEAGVTDSPEVLAVAEEYLAPLRRAGVDTLVLGCTHYPFLEGAISYVMGPEVSLVSSDSETAKDVYRQLVSGDLLAGPDAVPTHHYEATGASADEFVRLAHRLMGREIRDVQLVQTGAIDLPR, from the coding sequence ATGAACGACGCGCCGATCGGCATCTTCGACTCGGGAGTCGGTGGTCTCACCGTCGCCCGCGCGGTCTCGGCGCAGCTCCCTCGGGAGTCGATCCTCTACATCGGCGACACGGCTCGCTCGCCCTACGGGCCGAAGCCGATCGCGGACGTCCGGCGGTACGCGCTCGAGGTGCTCGACACGCTCGTCGAGCAGGGCGTGAAGATGCTCGTGATCGCCTGCAACACGGCATCCGCTGCCATGCTGCGTGACGCGCGCGAGCGCTACGACGTGCCGGTGGTCGAGGTGATCGGTCCCGCCGTCCGCACCGCGATGTCGACGACCCGCAACGGCCGCATCGGCGTGATCGGCACGGTCGGCACCATCGGTTCGCGGGCCTACCAGGACATGCTCGAGGTCAACGAGCGCCTCACCGTCTTCGCCGAGGCGGCTCCCCGCTTCGTGGAGTTCGTCGAGGCGGGGGTCACCGACTCGCCCGAGGTGCTCGCGGTCGCGGAGGAGTACCTGGCGCCGCTCCGCCGCGCCGGCGTCGACACGCTCGTCCTCGGCTGCACCCATTACCCGTTCCTCGAGGGTGCCATCAGCTACGTGATGGGGCCCGAGGTGAGCCTCGTCTCGAGCGACAGCGAGACCGCGAAGGACGTGTACCGCCAGCTCGTGTCCGGCGACCTGCTGGCCGGGCCCGACGCGGTCCCCACTCACCATTACGAGGCGACGGGAGCGTCGGCCGACGAATTCGTCCGCCTGGCGCATCGCCTGATGGGCCGCGAGATCCGCGATGTGCAGCTGGTGCAGACCGGCGCCATCGACCTGCCGCGCTGA
- a CDS encoding cation diffusion facilitator family transporter: MHDHAPAGGIRDAGNRRLLAIALSLTATVMVVQVVGAILTGSLALLADAAHMFTDAAALVVALIATAIAARPADDRRTFGYQRAEVLGALVNGVVLIVLSLWVAFEAVQRLLTPAEAEVQGGLMLVVAVVGLLANAVSMWLLGRAQKRSINVRGAYLEVLGDLIGSAAVIVAAIVIVTTGFVQADAIASLFIAVMIVPRAIGLLREVMVVLTESAPTGVHVAEIRKHLREADGVVDVHDVHVWQLTRGAPVFSAHVVVEEAALTDGRASRILASLQTCLADHFDVEHSTFQLEPAGHVEHDAQHA; the protein is encoded by the coding sequence ATGCACGATCACGCGCCCGCCGGCGGCATCCGCGATGCCGGGAACCGACGCCTGCTCGCGATCGCGCTGAGTCTCACGGCGACCGTGATGGTCGTTCAGGTCGTGGGCGCGATCCTGACCGGATCGCTCGCACTGCTCGCCGATGCGGCGCACATGTTCACCGACGCCGCGGCCCTCGTCGTCGCGCTCATAGCGACGGCGATCGCGGCGCGTCCGGCCGATGACCGTCGCACCTTCGGGTACCAGCGCGCCGAGGTGCTGGGGGCGCTCGTCAATGGCGTCGTCCTGATCGTCCTGAGCCTGTGGGTCGCATTCGAGGCGGTTCAGCGGCTGCTCACGCCGGCCGAGGCCGAGGTGCAGGGCGGGCTCATGCTCGTCGTGGCCGTCGTCGGTCTCCTCGCGAACGCCGTGTCGATGTGGTTGCTGGGCCGCGCGCAGAAGCGCAGCATCAACGTGCGCGGCGCGTACCTGGAGGTGCTCGGCGACCTCATCGGTTCTGCGGCGGTGATCGTCGCCGCGATCGTGATCGTCACGACCGGATTCGTGCAGGCGGATGCCATCGCCTCACTGTTCATCGCGGTGATGATCGTGCCGCGGGCGATCGGGCTGCTGCGCGAGGTCATGGTCGTGCTCACCGAGTCGGCGCCGACCGGCGTGCACGTCGCGGAGATCCGGAAGCACCTGCGCGAGGCCGACGGCGTCGTCGACGTGCACGACGTGCACGTGTGGCAGCTCACACGCGGAGCGCCGGTGTTCAGCGCGCACGTCGTCGTGGAGGAGGCGGCCCTGACCGACGGTCGCGCATCGCGCATCCTGGCATCCCTCCAGACGTGCCTCGCCGACCACTTCGACGTCGAGCACTCGACGTTCCAGCTCGAACCCGCCGGTCACGTCGAGCACGACGCGCAGCACGCGTAG
- a CDS encoding nicotinate phosphoribosyltransferase — protein sequence MTRSTALHTDRYELTMLDAGLRDGTAQRRCVFEVFGRRLSGGRRFGVVAGTGRLLDAIRDFRFGDDELRYLRDNRIVDAATLDFLAGYRFTGSITGYREGEIYFPGSPLLTIEGTFAEAVILETLALSVLNFDSAVATAAARMSVAAGDRPLAEMGSRRAGEESAVAAARAAYIAGFSATSNLEAGRRWAVPTMGTAAHAWTLLHDSEEDAFRSQIAAVGTDTTLLIDTYDIPEGVRTAVRVAGTGLGGVRIDSGDLPIVAGEVRALLDELGATGTRITVTSDLDEYAIAALAASPVDSYGVGTSVVTGSGVPTAGLVFKLVARADADGSWVPVAKASAQKASHGGRKAAFRTLDAGTATTELIVVSDGFEELATAAQHPDARALQVPLMVDGEPDAAALGPDGVGAARAHHARVREELPVRALALSRSDPALPTEYVEV from the coding sequence ATGACCCGCAGTACGGCCCTCCACACCGATCGCTACGAACTCACCATGCTCGACGCGGGCCTCCGCGACGGCACCGCACAGCGCCGCTGCGTCTTCGAGGTGTTCGGTCGGCGCCTCTCGGGCGGGCGGCGGTTCGGCGTCGTCGCCGGAACAGGGCGACTGCTCGACGCGATCCGCGACTTCCGCTTCGGCGACGACGAGCTGCGCTACCTGCGGGACAACCGGATCGTGGATGCCGCCACCCTCGACTTCCTCGCCGGGTACCGCTTCACGGGGTCGATCACCGGCTACCGGGAGGGCGAGATCTACTTCCCCGGATCTCCGCTGCTCACCATCGAGGGGACGTTCGCCGAGGCGGTCATCCTCGAGACGCTCGCCCTGAGCGTCCTGAACTTCGACTCGGCGGTCGCCACCGCGGCCGCCCGCATGAGCGTCGCCGCCGGCGACCGCCCCCTGGCCGAGATGGGATCGCGTCGGGCCGGCGAGGAATCCGCCGTCGCCGCGGCGCGCGCCGCGTACATCGCCGGGTTCTCCGCCACGAGCAACCTCGAGGCGGGCCGCCGTTGGGCGGTGCCGACCATGGGTACCGCCGCGCACGCCTGGACGCTCCTGCACGACAGCGAGGAGGACGCGTTCCGCTCGCAGATCGCGGCCGTCGGCACCGACACGACGCTGCTGATCGACACGTACGACATCCCCGAAGGAGTACGCACCGCCGTGCGCGTCGCGGGGACCGGGCTGGGCGGGGTGCGCATCGACTCCGGCGACCTGCCGATCGTGGCGGGAGAGGTGCGCGCGCTCCTCGACGAACTCGGCGCGACCGGTACGCGGATCACGGTCACCAGCGATCTCGACGAATACGCCATCGCCGCGCTCGCCGCCTCCCCCGTCGACAGCTACGGCGTCGGCACCTCGGTCGTGACCGGCTCGGGCGTCCCCACCGCCGGTCTCGTCTTCAAGCTCGTGGCTCGGGCGGACGCGGACGGCTCGTGGGTGCCCGTCGCGAAGGCCTCGGCCCAGAAGGCCTCGCACGGCGGCCGCAAGGCGGCGTTCCGCACACTCGACGCGGGAACGGCCACGACGGAGCTCATCGTCGTGAGCGACGGCTTCGAAGAGCTCGCCACCGCCGCCCAGCACCCCGACGCCCGGGCACTCCAGGTTCCGCTGATGGTGGACGGGGAACCGGATGCCGCCGCGCTCGGCCCGGACGGAGTGGGAGCCGCCCGGGCCCACCATGCCCGTGTGCGCGAGGAGCTGCCCGTGCGCGCTCTCGCGCTCAGCCGCTCAGACCCGGCTCTGCCGACCGAGTACGTGGAGGTGTGA
- the rph gene encoding ribonuclease PH: MTRKDGRTDDQLRPVTIERGWSAHAEGSALITFGGTKVLCTASFTNGVPRWLTGKGKGWVTAEYAMLPRATNSRNDRESIKGKVGGRTHEISRLIGRALRAVVDTKALGENTIVIDCDVLQADGGTRTAAITGAYVALADAIAWGREKKFIAQRSEVLVDSVSAVSVGIIDGTPMLDLAYVEDVRAETDMNVVVTGRGLFVEVQGTAEGAPFDKRELDQLLELGVNGCAQLRDLQTAALEG, encoded by the coding sequence ATGACCCGCAAAGACGGCCGGACCGACGACCAGCTGCGCCCCGTGACGATCGAGCGGGGCTGGTCGGCGCACGCCGAGGGCTCGGCGCTCATCACGTTCGGCGGAACGAAGGTGCTGTGCACCGCGTCGTTCACGAACGGTGTGCCGCGCTGGCTCACGGGCAAGGGCAAGGGCTGGGTCACGGCCGAGTACGCGATGCTCCCGCGCGCGACGAACAGCCGCAACGACCGCGAGAGCATCAAGGGCAAGGTCGGCGGTCGCACGCACGAGATCTCGCGCCTGATCGGCCGCGCGCTCCGCGCCGTCGTCGACACGAAGGCGCTCGGCGAGAACACGATCGTCATCGACTGCGACGTGCTGCAGGCCGACGGCGGGACGCGCACCGCCGCGATCACGGGCGCGTACGTCGCCCTCGCAGATGCCATCGCGTGGGGCCGCGAGAAGAAGTTCATCGCGCAGCGCTCCGAGGTGCTGGTGGACTCGGTGTCGGCCGTGTCGGTCGGCATCATCGACGGCACCCCGATGCTGGACCTCGCCTACGTCGAGGACGTGCGCGCCGAGACCGACATGAACGTCGTGGTCACTGGCCGCGGCCTGTTCGTCGAGGTGCAGGGCACGGCCGAGGGCGCGCCGTTCGACAAGCGCGAGCTCGACCAGCTGCTCGAGCTCGGCGTCAACGGCTGCGCGCAGCTGCGCGACCTGCAGACTGCGGCGCTGGAGGGCTGA